A section of the Methanocaldococcus sp. FS406-22 genome encodes:
- a CDS encoding Coenzyme F420 hydrogenase/dehydrogenase, beta subunit C-terminal domain encodes MKYALIQSTDSKILKKAECGGAVTALFKYLLDKKLVDGVLALKRGEDVYDGIPVFITNSDELIETAGSLHCAPVNFGKLIAKYLADKKIAVPTKPCDAMAIRELAKLNQINLDNVYMIGLNCGGTISPITAMKMIELFYEVNPLDVVKEEIDKGKFIIELKSGEHKAIKIDELEEKGFGRRKNCQRCEVMVPRMADLACGNWGAEKGWTFVEICSEKGRKLVEDAEKEGYIKIKQPSEKAIQIREKIENIMIKLAKKFQKKHLEAEYPSLEEWEKYWNRCIKCYGCRDNCPLCFCVECRLEKDYIDEKGKIPPNPLIFQGVRLSHIGQSCINCGQCEDACPMDIPLAYIFHRMQLKVRDTFGYIPGIDNRMPPLFTGEE; translated from the coding sequence ATGAAATACGCTTTAATCCAATCTACGGATAGTAAGATTTTGAAGAAGGCTGAGTGTGGTGGGGCTGTTACTGCTTTATTTAAATACTTATTAGATAAAAAGCTTGTTGATGGTGTTTTAGCTTTGAAGAGGGGTGAGGACGTTTATGATGGTATTCCAGTGTTTATAACGAATTCTGATGAGTTAATAGAAACTGCTGGGTCTTTACACTGTGCTCCTGTAAACTTTGGAAAGTTGATAGCAAAATACTTAGCTGATAAAAAAATAGCCGTTCCAACAAAACCGTGTGATGCAATGGCAATTAGGGAGTTAGCTAAGTTAAACCAGATTAACTTAGATAACGTTTATATGATTGGTTTGAATTGTGGGGGGACTATTAGCCCGATTACGGCTATGAAAATGATTGAACTATTTTATGAAGTCAATCCATTAGATGTTGTTAAGGAGGAGATTGATAAGGGGAAGTTTATTATCGAATTAAAGAGTGGGGAGCATAAAGCTATCAAAATAGATGAGTTGGAGGAAAAAGGCTTTGGTAGGAGGAAGAATTGTCAGAGATGTGAGGTAATGGTTCCGAGAATGGCTGATTTAGCCTGTGGGAACTGGGGGGCTGAGAAGGGCTGGACTTTTGTTGAGATTTGTTCAGAGAAGGGGAGAAAGCTTGTTGAAGATGCCGAAAAAGAGGGATATATCAAAATCAAACAACCCTCAGAGAAGGCTATACAAATTAGAGAAAAGATTGAAAATATAATGATAAAACTAGCTAAAAAATTCCAGAAGAAGCACTTAGAGGCAGAGTATCCAAGTTTAGAAGAATGGGAGAAGTATTGGAACCGATGCATAAAATGCTACGGTTGTAGAGATAACTGCCCACTCTGCTTCTGTGTTGAATGTAGGTTAGAAAAAGATTATATTGACGAGAAAGGCAAAATCCCACCAAATCCATTAATATTCCAAGGGGTTAGGTTAAGTCATATCGGACAGAGTTGTATAAACTGTGGGCAATGTGAGGATGCATGCCCAATGGACATCCCCCTAGCTTATATCTTCCACAGAATGCAATTAAAAGTTAGAGATACTTTTGGCTATATTCCAGGAATCGACAACAGAATGCCTCCTTTATTCACTGGTGAAGAGTAA